In Oryza sativa Japonica Group chromosome 8, ASM3414082v1, the sequence CTACGACGGCGATGTCGCCATGGATTCGGGGGAATTCTGCATGATGCTGCTGGTGGACGGGGCCTTCCTGATCGCGATGCTCACCGCGTTTGGCATCCAGGAACAGGATGACGCGCCTGCTaataaagaagaagaagaggattcTGGACCGGGCACTGGCAGCAGGACGCAGAAGAGGGTGCTCGTCGACGGGTTTCTCGACTTGGTGCTGCTGGAGAATCAGATCCCGTTCTTCGTTGTGCACAGCATCTTCGGCTTGCTCGTCGATCATGCTGGTACAACTCTAGCCAAAACGGCCTGGAATGCGGTGAGGAACTTCATGCAACACATCCCAACGGCTTCCAACGCCGACGACGTCAAGGAGGACTGCAAGCATCTGGTCGACCTGTGCCACACCTACCTGAGGCCAGCCGGGTGGCagcaggcagcggcggcgggtggtggtcaCATCCAGCGGTTCAGGACGGCGACGGAGTACAGTGAATCGGGCGTCCGGTTCAGGGTCAGGTCAGATTCAGAGCCTGCCCCTCGTTTCGGGCTCCTCGACGTGGACTTCTCGTGGGGCGTGGTGACCATGTCGCGCCACGTGATCGACGAGAAGATGAGCTGCGTGTTCCGCAACGTGCTGGCGTTCGAGCAGgacagcggcgccggcgtggagCGCGACGCGTACGTGACGGCGTACGTGGTGTTCATGTCGCAGCTGCTGGGGAGCGCTGGGGACGTGGCGGTGCTGTCCCGGTCGGGCGTCATGGAGCACTCGCTCGGGAACGACGGCGACGCGTGCGCCCTGTTCCGGGGGCTCGCGAGGGGCCTCGCCTTCGACACCGACGGCGATCACTACCTGCGAGGGGTGGGGCTGGAGCTCAACAGGCACCACGGACGCCGCCTCAACCGCTGGCTCGCGTGGGTGGCGCGCCGCCACTTCGACAACCCGTGGCTCATATTGGcctggctcgccgccgccgtcctcctcctctgcacGCTCGTGCAGACGGTGTTCGCGGTGATGTCCTACAGGCCAAGTGCAAAACTCAACTCCTAGCTAGTTAGCTATACTCTAACCGGCCCTGTCGGTCCGTCCTGTGATTCAATTTGCTGGGCAATTAATTACTGCTTGCGTTTTGTTATATATGTTCTTGTTGTCTCCAATTTCATAATTGATCTTAGCCTAACACGATCACCTTCTTGCTTATGTGGAATTTGATATAATACTGACTGTTTTGAGATGCCATGTAGCCGGATTTCACTTCTTCTTTCGCTTATAGATTTGCCATGGAGGGTGGAGTTTACCAATACGAACATCTTCCAACGCCTAATATCGATTGCCTCTCGCTTATGATTTTATAGTTGGCGATATGATAGAAAAATTAGCGTAACATCTAAATCAAGAAGCCTCTCGTTTTAATCTTATCGCACGACGCACCTCAAAGCCATTCGACCACGCACATACACAAAGCAAGAGCCGCTGAGGGAAAAAAAACTGCTACATCTACACATGCATGTCCTTTTTTATTCCTTCTTATtaaattttctcataaattacttatccgatttatgagaaaattttctcatatatatatatatatatattactttcatatttgaataaattacttcttatacattcataatgctctaagttgcttacttttattattgtttttagtcaaTTTCATAATTTGTGCTAAGTAAGTTTAATTTCTTGATAAACTTATGTTTTTATCCatacaacggatttacttctaatgttgtAACAACTTACTTCCATTTTGTGCAaagttacttttatgatttatgtaaattattttttgacTTTATGTAACTTACTTTCATAAATGTATTTACTTGAAAATCTTCTGTACACATTGCTTGTGAATTTACTCGACATATTTTCTTGCTACAACTCACTTATATTATAATTACTTCTAATGTAATAGAGAGTTATTTCTATTGCATATCTGAGTTACTTctacaatttaaataaattacttttaaattaataaaatgtttgaatatattCCGCATGGATCTCGTTTTGTCACAAATTTTGAGTAGAATATATGATGTAAATAGATTTTAAAAAGtaatatgtgatttaaaatatataagccATTAAAAACCTggttggtacagctccaactcttaaatttagcttcaggagttaggtctgaagtggagttgtggagctgcctaaacccagctccacacaactccagttcattttgtgagagagctccgcACAGCTCCGCTTCCATTTtgggtggagctgaaactgtttggttgaGAGCTGAAGCTGAGCCAAACAGATCCTAAATAGAGATTTATATGATCTGAATCTGTGCTGGTTCTTGGGTGTTCGTTCTCTTCCTCGTGATGATGTGATTTGTATGATTCGTGCGGTTGCAGTGTTCGTTCGTGGAGCACCGGAACTACAAGGTGGTGTACCGGCGGTACGcttccctcttcttcctcgtcggcgtcgacaACGATGAGGTATTGATTCCTCCGCCTCGCAATTTTCTTTAGACGATGGCTGAATGTCAATTTTGTCAGACAAAAGGCACCCTCCCTCCCCTATGTTAAGAATTCTGATGATTTACCAAATTCAACTAAAAATATCCTCAAGATGTCCTTGCTACTAAAAATGAAATTTCCACTTAGTAGTTGAGGGTTTGGGGTTATTATCAGTTCTGAAGATATACGATTTAATGGTTTATATTAGAAACTAGGAATTTCACATGAGAAGTTTAATTTCCTCAAGAATCATGAAGTATCCTGCATAGCAAACAGAGGCTTAGATCTTGTTCATCTGTTTTCTTCCATCGATGAACGTACTCGGATTTGATAGTAATGTGTAAATGTATTATCGTTGTCTTTGATGGTACTATAAGATATTACTAATGATTTATCCTTAGATGGAACTATAAGGTACAAGGTATTACTTTTGATTTATCCTTAGAATGATTTATCCCAGCACGATCGGTTGTTGCCTGTTGTTTTCATCCATGTTTCCATCTTCTGCTGAATGTTACCTTCTTTCCACCACTTGAGCACTGTTGTCAACTCGTGCAGGCTCTATACGTCTACAATCTTTTCCCAATTCCACTCATTCCCAGTTAGGAATccaaatcctttaaaattcctccaaaacgaaAAGGCCCTAAGTTTGGGTAGCCTCAGCCCTTTTTACAACAGGGCCTTCGATCTATCTACAAAGTTTCGGTTGCCTCAGCCCTTTTTACAACAGGGCCTTTGATCTATCTGCACCTGTGAGAGTCACAGGCTTGACATGGCAAGGATATTTTTAAGGAAGCGAGTGAATGGTAGCGAAAATATATTCCATATCTTCGGCAATTAAGGAAAATAGTGGTGCTCAGTAACTGAACCGTACTCCTACCTGCTTTCCATATACTACAAATTAGCTAATAGAATAATTTCACTGGTGGCcatgttgggatacgcgtaggctacgatagcataactcaaaattttatatcgtgtaaaccaggaaccatgcaattATTATATCATAGATCGTTActactcgacgcgctgcgcagcggaagaagacgctgagaagtcgaaggaactctcgcgaagtatcGCGCGttgatgtagaggaagtagtcgatcacatcggctcgaccttctcctcctcgtgcgatCTCCTCGCcatactcccacgccgatcagcaccgcaaaccagcgacgcctctaccggtatccacacgtacaaggacggaacgccacgcacagatgtgctagcacccgtgCGCGGCTAGGGTCTTGCTcagggagggaagtgacggctacggtttctcacgtgatgcaatgcctccgccgatcacacccctcacgaatatataagATCCATTACTCGGGCCTCCatggcccgtaggactcctattcggatccctatccgaattaagctcatattggatctccatccaatccccctATTCCGgtccattaagcgtgcgaccctgtaggttcatgtatactcggctgtaacccgaaaactcctttttggtccacgcgtcaacagcggcccctagcagaatgtattgacccaccgggcatacataaagatcatatcggctgaacctctagtgtataattgtatgaacccctttgcgccacgatatcgattaagctcaaggttAGATATGTGCcgtcctctaatagctcaatcattcactcgaacctattgatatattatataacttgtgattgactcctcaatcacctttggtatggccatgcacttccataatctacaacatcgaggggcccagagatatctctccataggaggggcaaatcccatcttgattatttatatcctactacatgtttcatagcatacccgaaaactacttttattactacccaattacggagtagcgtttagcagtccctaagtaagctactacacatgttgggaaccatgagaatctcaggtctaaggattcaacaccaacactaaatgagatcactgatgacacaacacatatggctcatgcagtgtctcatgttgggtctatccaacaatatgttcaccaacatgtgtccacattattaatttggtatctctataccatgatccatgagacatgatcatcaattaatacatgtgctgatcatataaacatatttgttccacatatgatatttgatcagggatcttttagaaatagtaacaaacaacataaagagtctcatgaaagaatcacatatttattaaccaataatgagttatctatttcaaggaacaatgtcggataaatatgtaaatatagtatgtgatacaatcatctctatgattgcctttAGGGCATATGCCAGACGTAAGGCTCTGAAGACTCTAAGCTAGCAGCACACAAGAACAACCTCGACGTAAGATTAAACATGAGAAGATATCGATTGATTAtgatgtaaaatcaaaggtgtttttgattattattctgtgatgaacaattggcattggagattattagttttgatatttggaatttatttacgaagtggttttggagatgattggatttacatgTGAATCACAGGTactgttattttatgtgaccggtcagaccgggcatgtgctgtcggtcagaccggcgtgtatcacgcggtcagaccggcgcagcccgcggtctgaccggccgacgctgtgtcggttttggtttcgggttgttagtttggatatccgtgattgtttcatgattatggcttctagatggatactatacgtatgtaattctattgtttgctactaatgagtcaagttggagatagcttggtctcggaatatggtttctttgtttatttcatgtgtaggtgactcgatgcctcgggtgagtatttgcggtgatggaccgggagtcgtcttggggataagacgacgtccgtggtggtcagagttgatgcacgtggttgatgtaaattccatatggcatacgatagaGGTactgtgtgcgtatgggatgcggagtcgaatttggaaggagtccaaatttggtatgattggttatgtaatgtttgtgtcttgtactagagggtttcctaaagtgtttaggacttctagtatgagtttggtttgtggctttaggctgcctacctcggtataaatagagggggagcgtgaggcttctcGATATcactttagagagcaattgagttgagttttgagttagggtttcgagtttagtcaaaatttttataaagagtgctattggtgcactttgtaaacacagagagaatcaataaagtcgtcatctactttaagagttcttcgatttgtgtttcaccgggtttcggcggtctaaccgacgactcaccggcggtcagaccagcggcaaggcggcggtcagaccggtgggaGCGAGGCGGTCGGACTGGCGGCGGCAACAGACGCGGCAGGCAatctcggcggttcgaccggagttcgatctcggtcagaccgacgttcattaggcggtcagaccggtgcaacaccttcggtcagaccgtgatccatcgatttcgagggtaacttttatttctgctaaaagttttcggtttttgggtataacaaccattcacccccctctggttggcttagttattaTGATTCGATCCTACGTATGAAACCGTTTGTACATATAGCAGCGAGACTTCAATCTTATCTATCTCAGAATCTGGAAAGGATGACGAACTATCATTCTAACACTCAGCACTCGGTAGCACATAGTATCTGATATATCAAGATGCTTTGTGATACGATCAGTCTGTGTTTATATCCTTCCGGACACTGTGTGTTGTCTCTACTGATCTCACAAAAGAAAATCACCACAAATGTAATCAATAACATGATTCCTGTTGCTGTTTATTTCAGCTGTGGCCCCAATGTGATCCAGTCTTGACAGTTGTAACGGCTGGAGGAATAAAATCCGTTTGGAGTTTGTTATGCATGCACGAAGTTGGCAGCGAGGCTGCGGAAGGTGGCGACGATTGCGTCAGGCGTGCGGAGTGGCATTTTGCATCTGCATGGAGTCCAGGAGAAACTGAGTCGTGGGATGGCACGATTTTAGGCCTAGGATTCCTCTTTCTGTTTCTAGAGTATAAGTAGCAATCAGTTCATTTTTCCCTTGTAAGGTTTTACAATTCAGTTGAATGAAAAACCCTAGAAAATTGCCCCACATTTGTTCGTGATTTCGCTAAGTTCTGAAATTCCTTGATACTCTGTTCTTGCTCTGTTTTCATTTTCGTTAGTTAGCTGTGCTTGGAGTTTCTGTGCCGGACGGCTACAGTTCGCCCGGAAGGTGTTCGATCGGAGTTCAGCGCTAGCGCTAACAATTCCTAGATGAATTCCTTTCCAACTTGACATAACCCGGTAATCTCAAAATAGACTAAACTTTGTGCCGGACCTTGACTGGGAACAGAGGAAGCAATGTCTGCCATCACAACGTACACTACATATTCGGCTAGCTGATCTGCTCTCTTTCTGATGTTGCCATTGGATACATAATTGGTGATATGACTAAGATGGACAAACTTCTTTAGTAACAAAAAGTTTAGTGAGACAAGCAAAGTTTGATGATTTTGAAGGCCTACACTTTGTGCGTGCATATTACCACAGCTGCCAAGTTCTATCTCATTTCCTGATGCCGCCCACTCCTAAGCAGAACAAGGTTGAATAGTGGCATCATACTTGCAGTACGAACAACAATATATAGATTTTGAAGGAATGTGGATACCTAGATAGTATTttgataaactttatatatatatatatatagagagagagagagacacacacACGCGACCTCTGTACTTCAAGTCACAGTGGTTGGTTTTGCATTCTGTGTTGTGTTGGGTCTTGATTTGGAGTTCAATATATCTAGTGGGTAGGTGTACAGAGAGAAGCAGATAGGATGAAGCTTGGACTGCAATTTGATCTTATATTACAGTTCAATCTGTTGGTATAAATTGGTGTAGAAGGACGTCGGCTGAAATGTATGATACCTTCTAGTTCATGGtagctgaaaaaaaatattttccaagAGAATCTCAATGGCCTACATCATCACACAATCATTGATTACTCATGATGTaaggatttatttatttaccctaaaaaaagataaaatgtaTCAACATACGCCCCTGTGTCAAAAAAAACCAATCATAGCTATGAACCTGGACTTATGCGTGTTTAGGTTCGTAgctagagtttgtctttttttttttgagatagaCTAGTACCAACTATTTCATGGTATATATTTACATGATTAAATTGTGAATATCTTTCATCATGTTCTTGGCCAAACCTTGAtatcactacttaaaaaaatcgtTTTTCAAAAAGTCCAGCTTCATTTTACAAGTGGGTCAAAAGAACATCCACTTGTCATAATGACAAGAGGGACCAATGGTCTAAAACCGcatgtggaaaaaaaatttcataggaGAACCGTCACTGCCTCTTAAAATGTAAACTGTTTCATATGAAGTCCGTTGGgaacaaattttatatacacGTTATAAGATCAACTTTGtggttgatgattttttttcattttaaattgATTAGAGTATCAATTTTTGTCTCCTTTTCTGCTTGGGGCTTACCAAACTGCTTGGAAATGCGAAGTGGCCAGGAAAGGATAAAACAGACAAATAAGTAAGAACTAGAAAAATCATCAGCACGCCAGTTGGCGTGCTTCAAAATTTATAGCCTGTGACATGATCAGAATAATTTTGCAAGTCTTtacataattaatttaattatcaaAGGTTGAGAGTGGAAATACAATAGTAATATATGCCTTATTATGTTACCTACTTGTTATTTAAAAATGCATGTTCAGTAAGAAATTACGTGTAGCTTTCATAAATTGGAAAATTTTGTTTGCGAGCTGTTGGATTTTCAATTATTATCATAGTCAATCGACCACATCTAGCATCTGAAATCGTCAGAGCTATACAGTGCAACTGATATCCATGGgtgctttctttttcttttacattgtgatttttttaaggaaCACAGTAGAGGAGGCACCGCTGttaaattttacattttggattttggtttgtttctctattttttagctcccttttttttacatattttgaTTTTCAGTTGTGTTATCTTTATTTTTTGGAGCTTCAATTTTAgagatctattttttttacattttaattttccattgttttctctatttattttttgagcTCCAGTTTCAAAGACCCGCTCAAAATTAGGGTGCAAGCAGGTCACCcgcgaacccacttataggtcAAAACTAGATGGTAGCCGACGGAGGTGTTGCTTGCGGTCCAACATCGACTTCCTTGGATTTGGCCGGTTCAACAGGTCCGCACCGTTGAGACGGGCGAATCCGGTGGAAGAaggggaagaaagagaggggatGGCGTCGCTAGCGAAGGTCGTCGGCTGACCAGATCTGCCATTGTCCTTCTCTTCCCATCCTAAGAAGCTAGAATTGAGGCGGCTCTCCTTGCCTGGTGATGGCTGGCGATGGCGTCTCGTGGGatgggagatggcggcggctcgcgggctGGTAAGATTGGCTCTTTTATTTTTATCCCTATTTTTTCTTCACAATCTGCAACACCTTTTCGTATTTTCGCTTTGTATTAATTCCAGATTTATCTTTAATGGAGACAAAgattcaaatatattaattcCAGATTTTCTCTCTAGATTGCAATGGGTCTCCACTCtagatttcttttttctcatgCATAGTACTATGTTTTCTGGATTTTTTtctaacaagatttttaatCAAATGGCTATGCTTAGGGACAAAAATATGGAATTAGGCCACTTGGGGGGCTAACCactcgttgatttttttattagattctttttataggatttttttgGTCCACTCCTGACTGTTCTAGACCGTTTTAGATGAGATCAcacattttgtaaaaaaaaaaaccatctcaAACTTGCAATATATATTTACGTCCGTTGGACCTTTTTCTCACCGTTGATATGCTATCGTATGGCTGCAGGAGATGTGGGATACGTGTCACGCTTCTCCAGCCGAGAATCCGGCTGGTGTTCTATGCGTGgtgccacgtggcccaatcCCTGGCCAGGGTTAGAACCCTGAAATCGGTTTATAAGATAAGCGAGTTCGGAGGTTAGTTTAGCCTATAAGTGGGTTTTTGTAGGTAGCCGCTTGTACCCTTAGCTCAAAAGCATCTAGGCTCTAGACTTGAGTTGTTGATTTTTCTCAAAAGAAAGTCTTGGCCTTATTATTTCTTTTGACAACTATTTTTTCACTATAACATGTCATTATTTATTTTCCAATTTATGGTATTTCTTCTAGTTTTTCCTAAATTTTGTGCTGTATCGTTTTTCGCTGTGTAATGTTTATTCTAGGGTTAATATTTTTGAGATCGTCCAAACGATCTAGGTGttcttaatttaatttattgaCTATACTTCTACGAGCTTGGAAGTATCTAGAGGATTGTAACCATGAAAGCAGAGCGTAGCTAGCAGGCTAGCTGCAGGCTGCATCTTGTCTTTGTTCCATGTGTCAACATTTTGTAAGTCCATGTGGACCAATCAGGTAGGAGAAGACAGGCCAGCTCGAGAAGTTACTGATCTGACTATCTGAGATTGCACAGGGACACGTGGCTGATTTTCAGATGAACTAACCCTAAATAATCAGTGAGCCACGTGGCCAAATCACACGCCTCATTTCCACCCCTGAAATCGTATATAAAGATTGCGTGTGCACATGTCAAACAGCTCCAAGCACCGATGTTTGAGCTGTGCATTACCAAATGGCACATTCTAGATAACgagaaaggtagcccgcgcattcgtgTGGGCATGTATTATATTTTGTGTTTCAAACTCTATAACGACGGAATATAAGTTGTAGAACATTTCCGGAATATAAATCAGAAAAGAATTTTGCATAGATGCACAGGCATCttatttgttattaaaaaaagaatgcTAAAAGGAATCATACAtcactatatatataatcactatatatatagtgtAAGAGAATTTAGATCATCCTacaataaaaaaaggaatatattTACCATAAAATAGATGGTAGATTTTAATATACTACTAATGTGATAAGAATGTCTCttagatttaaataaaaatccctTTATCCTGGTCGTATATAAACTGGTTGTTTGTCATCACTACTTACTATAATTGTTTTAAGAGTTAGATGACTTTTAATAAATGAATCTGTATTAGCACCACTTAAACAAATGATACATTATTAATACACTAAAAAATTCATCTACACAACATAACCCGGTGTTCATCACTTTTTTCAATCATATGTAcaattagtataaatatatcATATCTACCGAATAATATGATAACACcattaaaaataaacatgaatgCCTCTCTAATGGATGAAGTATGTAATGGCTTAAAACATATAGGTCCCGCATTTCGATGTAGCCATGCCCCTAAAAACCATCATACAATACAATTTCAACACTTAGTACACTATTGGTACACTTACAAATGATTATATTGATAACTATGTCACTTTAGTTACATTGCCTATGATGGTCTTTCACAGACACCACCTTAACTCAACCATGTAGATGCCCATACAATATATATGACAGCGTAGCAAGTACTGCACCCTGCATTAAATGTCAAAGAGGGATAGAAAGAAGGAGGAGGTGATGaaaacaatttttttcaaaaaaatttgagtCGATTTTTGGTAGAGAATAGACAAAATGTGTATATGAAGTTAGTAATAAGTacttatcaaattttaatgGAATACATacaatatcatatttttcaaatGAGTGGGGTTAATCATTcgacactacttaaaaaaatatagctaaAGAGATGTACTACCACGAAAATCTGTAAAACACCGTATCgttatttatattttgataaagatTTATACTTTAGCGCCAAATTTGTTTCCACCATATGTtatttataattatatgagactCATTTAATAATTCTAAGAATGTACTTATTTTCACAAACTTATTTACACTAACCAATTCGCTAGAGTGCATTTATAGTTGGGTTCTGTGGTGTATAACATTCGTCAATTATATACCCAGTATATTAGAATTTCTATCAACtacaaaaaatataatataagtaGTTTTATGCGTATTTTATTGGATTATTCATGTTTTGCCAATACTACTTGGCAAAGATAATACATACTTCTCGTGATGAATTAAGAGTTGTATTCTAGCAAAATAACTGTCTAaaatcttatttatttttttttcacatctaTCTATCATGTATGCTTCTCACTCCTCAAATAACAATCAAAaagttttgaaaaatttcatATACCTTTAGAATCTCAATATCACCCAAAATAAACCTAAAAAGATCCACTTAAAAACCAAAGCTAAATTCTATTGTTTTATTATCACtggctaaaatttaatttatgttTTCTCATCAATCTATTAATTGTGCTTCTCATACCTCAAATAAGAAAAGTTTTGAAAAATTCCTAA encodes:
- the LOC4345492 gene encoding UPF0481 protein At3g47200 isoform X1 — protein: MFRPEILRLSVEMTGLSNSADSAPASPNNGTEPPMMRTNGGEQMGGSEAAHIRIDEIIRRLDAAEKEAQAQVVEARREIFRVPGRHRLADEDAYQPSLFSVGPYHRHGTEEMGRNELTKVRLMKLQLGADADQAASLQRECLLSMASLEQEARRCYDGDVAMDSGEFCMMLLVDGAFLIAMLTAFGIQEQDDAPANKEEEEDSGPGTGSRTQKRVLVDGFLDLVLLENQIPFFVVHSIFGLLVDHAGTTLAKTAWNAVRNFMQHIPTASNADDVKEDCKHLVDLCHTYLRPAGWQQAAAAGGGHIQRFRTATEYSESGVRFRVRSDSEPAPRFGLLDVDFSWGVVTMSRHVIDEKMSCVFRNVLAFEQDSGAGVERDAYVTAYVVFMSQLLGSAGDVAVLSRSGVMEHSLGNDGDACALFRGLARGLAFDTDGDHYLRGVGLELNRHHGRRLNRWLAWVARRHFDNPWLILAWLAAAVLLLCTLVQTVFAVMSYRPSAKLNS
- the LOC4345492 gene encoding UPF0481 protein At3g47200 isoform X2, encoding MMRTNGGEQMGGSEAAHIRIDEIIRRLDAAEKEAQAQVVEARREIFRVPGRHRLADEDAYQPSLFSVGPYHRHGTEEMGRNELTKVRLMKLQLGADADQAASLQRECLLSMASLEQEARRCYDGDVAMDSGEFCMMLLVDGAFLIAMLTAFGIQEQDDAPANKEEEEDSGPGTGSRTQKRVLVDGFLDLVLLENQIPFFVVHSIFGLLVDHAGTTLAKTAWNAVRNFMQHIPTASNADDVKEDCKHLVDLCHTYLRPAGWQQAAAAGGGHIQRFRTATEYSESGVRFRVRSDSEPAPRFGLLDVDFSWGVVTMSRHVIDEKMSCVFRNVLAFEQDSGAGVERDAYVTAYVVFMSQLLGSAGDVAVLSRSGVMEHSLGNDGDACALFRGLARGLAFDTDGDHYLRGVGLELNRHHGRRLNRWLAWVARRHFDNPWLILAWLAAAVLLLCTLVQTVFAVMSYRPSAKLNS